The DNA segment GCGCGCCGGTCGCTGCACGTCGCACGCCTTGTCGGCTGCCGCGACGGGAATCTCCGGGTCGTGCCGTCCGTTGACCGCACAAGACCCTTCCAGCGCAGGAGGCAGTGCGTGTACGGCGACCCCAGCACGATCCGCAAGATCCTCACCGAGCTCGGCGACACCTGGGCCGTCGTGGGCCTGTCCAGCAACGAGCAGCGCGCGGCGCACGGTGTCGCCGAGGTGCTGCAGCGCTATGGCAAGCGGATCGTGCCGGTGCATCCGAAGGCCGAGACCGTGCACGGCGAGCAGGGGTATCCCTCGCTGGCCGCGATTCCCTTCCCGGTCGATGTGGTCGATGTGTTCGTCAACAGCGACCAGGCGGGCGGTATCGCCGACGAGGCCGTGGCGGTCGGGGCGAAGGCGGTCTGGTTCCAGCTCGGCGTGGTCGACGAGGCGGCCTGGCACCGTGTGCACGACTCCGGTCTCGCCATGGTGATGGATCGCTGTCCGGCGATTGAGATACCCCGTTTGGGCTGAGCGGCGGATGTGCGAGCATCCGGACATGATCGCGCCCCGTGCCGCCGT comes from the Streptomyces angustmyceticus genome and includes:
- a CDS encoding CoA-binding protein → MYGDPSTIRKILTELGDTWAVVGLSSNEQRAAHGVAEVLQRYGKRIVPVHPKAETVHGEQGYPSLAAIPFPVDVVDVFVNSDQAGGIADEAVAVGAKAVWFQLGVVDEAAWHRVHDSGLAMVMDRCPAIEIPRLG